Within Melospiza georgiana isolate bMelGeo1 chromosome 21, bMelGeo1.pri, whole genome shotgun sequence, the genomic segment gtgtccccacccACCTGCCCGGGGGAGGCGGATCTCAGGCAGCAGCCGTTGATCTCATCCAGGATGTCACCGGCCAGCACCACCTCGTCCGCCTCTGCCTGGCTCTCGGGGAGCACCTCGGTGACAAAGACTCGGCCATCCACGTACCTGGGGGTGCAGCcgagccccagctcagccccagggacCCTGCCTGGCTCCCCTTTTGTACCATCACCCATACACTGAATGCAGGGAAAAGCCACCCCATGGACAGCAGATACTGGCAAGGCTGAGCTCACGGGGAGAAAAGCACCCGAGACAGCCCCAATGCTCTAAGCTGgatatttatttccctttttgggGGCattttcagggctgtgctgaccagattccctctgcagaggggagaggaggatCAAGAGTTCCTACCTGAGCATCATCCCCAGTGCTCGGCACGGGACTGTCTCATAAATACTGCACACCTGAAAGAGACTGGATGGTGACAGTGGCAATGGCCTTGGGACACCCAAGGACCCCATGCCGTGGATAATTTCTAGCACTGATGCCAACCCGGGGCTTTGGGAGCCCAGGGAGAGGCAAATCCCAGCgccccaggctgagctgggaccGTCAGCGGCCGCTTGTCTCCCAGGATCCGGCCGTGCCCACACCCTGAAGGGACAAAGCCGCTCTATGGACGGCATGGCAAAGCAACAGCAGAGCCTTAACCCGCTGAAGAGCCCTCCTGGCTCACCCCACATGTCCCCACGCAGCCGGGGGACGCAGCTGTCCGTCCCCAGAGGCGCTGCTGTGCGCAGAGCACTCAGTGTCACATCGCATTAGCCGggctgagctggcactgcctgccagAAATGCCCCAAAGCCAGCGGCATCCCGGGCTCTGCAGCACCACCACGGCTCAGTGCACGCCTTGGCcagtcccagagctgcctcGAGCTTTTTGGGGATTCTTTTGGGTTTAAAAGGTGGTGGAGGGATGCTCTGCATCGTTAAAAGACATGAGGGCGTCCCCGCTGTTCTCAGTACCACACTGATGTTTCACTGAGCAAACCAACTGATGCATAATCTGTGTCagcccagggaaatggggattCCTTTGGCAATCAGGGAGGGGAGCACGGGAAAACATCACTTATATCAGAGATTCGGGCCTGGGTGCTTTCCTTGCTTGGTTTTACTCCCAGGAATGCTGGGATCTGCTCCTGGTGATGCAGCAGGTACCCAGCATGATCCAACCTCGAtagcagaggcagctctgctcatcCTGGTGAGCCTGAGCCAATTCACCCCGGGGTGTGTGGCAATCCCTCCCCACCATACTGCTCCTTATCTTCCTCCTTTGACTTTTCAGGGAGGGCCAGGTGGCGGAAGGACGGCTCCCCATGGGCTCTCAccggcagcagccagctctcgTCCAAGAAGCTGCAATTCTGCAAACAAAGGAGTGTCAGGGAAGGGGCCAGGGCCCCACGCTGGCAACCCTGTGCTGGTCACCACCCCCCTGATTCATCACTGCACCTGCAGGTCCAGGGAGAAATCTATCTctgtcagcaccagcagcagtgagaggaacggctctgcagagggatggggatggagagaggcagtgtcactgctgggttctggcagccacagcctcacaggggcacagcagaggaCAGAATGGAGCCATTTGCAGTGTCACTGCTAGGTtctggcagccacagcctcacaGGGGCACGGCAGAGGACAGAATGGAGCCATTTGCAGTGTCACTGCTAGGTtctggcagccacagcccacaggggcacagcagaggaCAGAATGGAGCCATTTGCAGTGTCACCGCTGGGTtctggcagccacagcccacAGGGGCACGGCAGAGGACAGAATGGAGCCATTTGCAGTGTAACTGATGAGTCCTGGGAGTGAGGCCTTGAGAGCATCCCAGCACCACGCACccaagtgctgctggaggctcatcccaggctcctgctgctggcacaaggGCAGCTTGGCAcccttttttcccaaaattcaGACAAAGACTTGCACCAAATGCCACTGACTATTTCTCCCCTTAGAAGCACAGCAAAGCTGCCCAGGCTCTCTCCTACACAAGCCTTGCAATCACGCTGCCAGGTCTGCAATCTGCTCATGCACCAGCAGCACGGGTGATTTATAAACCATTGATGTACAGGTTTAACATGGGGTTATTTATCATAACCAAAAGATTAAAGGCTTCCACCTTGGCCTGGCCCCCTAAAGAGTCTGGCAGTGGATGGATGGAGTGCTGCAGCCTGTCAAGGCAATGCAACCATTGAaacccctgtgccaccctcagCCCAGGCCCATCCAACACAGTCTCTCCTCAAAGCCAGACTGGGTCTGCTTAAGCCAGAATCCTTGGTACAAATGAATAACATGGAAGACACTTCAGAAGAAATTTTCCTATCCCATGCCACTAAAACCAACCTTAGATGAATTCaaataatgtttaaatatttacactttgtttggttttttttcttcccatacAGCAATACAGCAATGTATTTAGATTCCAGCGCTAAGTTTGGATTAGAAAAATCACGGTGGActcttccccctcccctgcagcagcagcgcAGTGCCATAACACCCTAACCCATCCTGCCTCGGCTGAGCCCCATCTTACCCCGGAGATCTTCCCTGCCGAGGATGGAGCTCCCTGGGTCATAGAACTGAAAGCCAGCGAAAAGCACAGGTTATCCTCCGTTTCACAGCCCACCGCCCGCGGGCAGCGTTCCCCCCGGTGCCCACCTGCAGGAGCggggggctctgtgccagctgcgCCACGGCCGCTGCCAGCGCCTTCCCCCGCAGGGCCCAGCGCAGCCAGCAGCGCCCGCGGCCCTGCGCCGTCCGCGCCCGCTCGCAGCCCGCGGCCCCGCGGATGCTCACGGACAGAGGCTCCGGCCTGTTTGGGGACAGGAGAAGCGGCTTTGGCATCACCCGGGGCGTCCTCCCTGCGCCTGGGCTCTTTGGGATGAGCGTGTGGCTCATGGTGACAGATGCCACCGCAGCTCAGATTttcacccagcccagcccggggcGCTCACCGGCCGCTGGTGCCCGcggggagctgctccagccagtGCCAGTAATCCCGCCTGCGGAATCCCCAGGCCGGTTCTGTGGGAGAAAGGCAGTGCGAGACCCCTCGCCGCGGGCCTGAGCACGCTGTCGCCGCCCGCCCGGGCCCCGAGGGTCACTCACGTCGGAGCCCCTTGCGCAGGATGCTctccagcagctggcagagggacACGAGGTGCGGCGAGGTGTCCGTGCAGGGGCCCCCGGCCTCCCGCAGCCGCAGCACCGCTCCTGCGGGGCGGAGAGACAGCGGCGGTGCCGTGGGTGCCCAGCCGGGGTGAGCGGACGGGATATCgggggcacagctctgcacggCCCCGCGGGAGGATCCGATACCCCAGCACGGCACGGCCCGACCCCCCCCGGGGTAAACTTCCCCAAAGGCACGGCCGGGCGGCGGGGCTGGCCCGGGGAGCCCCAGCGTGGCCCCGCCGTCGGTCCGGTCAGACCGGTACCGAGCGCGGCCAGGAGAGGCTCGCACAGGGGCCGGGGGCCCACGCTCACCTTTGAGGGCGCTGAGCAGCGGCTCCTTCCTGGCCATGGGCTCGCCGTGCCCCAGGGCCAGGCGATCCCGCGACGGCGGCTGGATGGGATCCAGGAACCAGGAACCGGGAACCGGGATTCGGGAACCAGGAACCGGGAACGGGGAGCGAGGAATGGGCCCCgccccaggagcagagcggAGCAGCCCGGCCCCACGGGCGGGGGGaacctcacacacacacacacacacacacacacacaggggtaCGTGCACTTGAACGGAAAGCACAGACGCTGCTGTACATCGGTGtaacacagtgacacacacacacctatTGATGTGTACAGATGCACAAATTCCATACATTGCACAGGCAGAACCCGCATATATGAGACACATGTGCAAAACAAACGCGTATTAATCTCTACGAGTATTAGCACAGGCTTTGGGATATGGATATATGTGCTATGAATCTTCGGTGCCGGCCCCCCAGCAGGGACACTCGGGGTGTGGGGGCGAGCGCTCGCCCTGTCCGTAGGGATGCGCACGGACAGAGAATCCCAGCACCGTGAGAACAGGCGGTGCGGGGCGGTGTGGGGTTTACGGGGCTGTTCGGGGCTCCCGGTGCGGGGTGCTCGGGGCTGTTCGGGGGGTCCCGGTGCGGCGCGGGGTCCCGGGGCACTGCGGGGTGCTCGGGGGCTGTTCGGGGGTTCCCGGTGCGGCGCGGGGTGCTCGGGGCCGTTCTCGGTGCTCGGGGCCGTTCTCGGCGCTCGGGGGCGGTGCGGAGCGCTCGGGGGCGGTGCGGGGCGGTTCGGGCGCTCGGGGCGGTTCGGGCTGGTTCGGGGACTCGAGGCGGTTCGGGGAGCTCGGGGGCGGTGCGGGACTCCTGGGGGCGGTGCGGGACTCCTGGGGGCGGTTCAGGGCGCTGCGGGGCCCATCGGGGGCGGTGCAGCTCGGCCATGGCGGAGCCCGGTACGTCCGCGCTGCTGGCGGCCGCTCGCCGGGCGCACGAAGAGGCTTTCGGGGGTCCGGCGCTGCTGGCGGTGTGGGCCCCCGGCCGGGTGAACCTCATCGGGGAGCACACCGACTACAATGACGGCTTCGTGCTGCCCATGGTAAGGGCCGTGCCCtgccgcccggccccgggctCTCGCCGTGTCACCCTTCCGGGTCCGCCTGGCAGCCCACGGGGGTTCTCGGCCGCCGCCTTCCCATCCCCGCCCCGGGGCGACCCCTCCGGGAGAGCCCACCCAGGACCCCGAGGGATCCTTCGGGATCCCCTGCCCAGAGCGCGGCGTTCGGAGCCggacctgctgcagccccccctGCAGACCAACTCCTCGCTGCTTCACGGGGATGAGATTCTATTCCCAACCACCTCTCCGAGAGGCTGGAGCCTCTTTTCTGCAGCCCCGACAAACAACTTCCCGTTCCCAGAGAGCGATGTTTTGGTGGCAGAGATGGTTCAGAGCGGCAGGAGCTTCCTGCTCCTTCCGAGCCGCTTTGGCTCAGCGGCGAAGTCCCCACTCAGCCCTAAATCAAATCTACAGATAATTAATTACTGTGAGGCCGAGGAGCGTGGGAGCAGGTCAGCTGAATTCCCTGACAGACAAGGAAACGTCCCGAAGCCTCTCCCATTCTTGGCGTGGTTACCTCTCCCCCGGAGCCCAACAAGCAGCGCCGAGCTGGGGGTCAGGCCCAGCATTCAGTGGGAGGACTGACCCTGTGGGTCAGTAAATAGGCAGGAATTTTAATTCTGTGCCAAGCCAGAGTGTGCAgtggggctctggggggctAAAGAGAGCACTTGGGTGCTCCAGCTGTGGGCtgaagcagccacagctgtcaCCTGCCACCCGTGGGGGTGCTCCAAGGGGTGCTGCAGGGTCTGAGCCCACCTTCCCCACCCCAGGCCCTGCACCTGGGGACGGTGCTGGTGGGAGCCCCCACGCAGGACGAGACCATCTCCATCGTCACCACCTCGGCAGAGGCAGACGAGCCCCACAAGGTGCAgttcccagctcccactgccagcagccccCTGAGCCCGGGGCAGCCCCAATGGGCCAACTACATCAAGGGCGTCATCCAGCACTACCGGGGTAAGGCCGGGCTGAGGGGTGGGTCAGAGCCCCccttgcagggagctgctgttcACATCCAGCTTTGGGGCTCTTCTGGTGTCTGTGtaatcctgcagctctgccaggaccAGGCTTCAGCAAACTCAATCTCAGCTCCAAAGGGCTGCAGGGTCACACTCCGCAGTGGGTCACCCTGTGTTCTGAATGTTGCACAGGGGCTCTTTGTGCCATTCCCAGTGAGCTgtggggcacacacagccttGCAGGGGCTCATGGcccccctcctcccttcccttctgctcctgcaggtggTTCTATGCCAGGCTTCAGCGCTGTCGTGGCCAGTGACGTCCCCCTGGGCGGGGGCCTCTCCAGCTCGGCTTCTCTGGAGGTGGCCACCTacaccttcctgcagcagctctgccctggtaaggcagcagcctgtcctgggcCCTGCATCTGCTTCCAGGGGAGCTGGGGTGAGGGAGGTGCCCTTAGCTAGATCACACAGCCCTTgggaaaatgctgctgtgaaCGGGTAACAACTcctcagctggcactgccctgcctgtgtgGCTCCTCTGGTCATCCAGCCTCACCTGCCCAGATGTCTAAAATCCACGGCCAGGGGGATGAGAGGAAGTTCCCTTGGGAGCATCCTCTCCCCACCCTAATGGCCCCAAAAATCAAGATACCTGAAATACCAGTGTCAGTTATCCAGCTGGATCTGGGGTCCAGGCTGGCATAGAGGCCATGCAGGGGTGCAGGagccagcacctgcagctgtaAAACCTCATTCCTTGGGAAAACAACCTTTTACCTCCATGTTTGCTTCCCCTGCCCCCAGGCAAGGGACAAAGTGGCAGGAGCCGCTAACCTGTGTGTCTCTGCTGTGGCACAGACGATGGGGATTTGTCAGCCAAGGCGCTGGCGTGCCAGAAGGCGGAGCACACGTTTGCCGGGATGCCCTGTGGGATCATGGACCAGTTCATCTCCGTGATGGGCCAGGAGGGCCACGCCCTGCTCATCGACTGCAGGTCAGGGGCAGGGCTGCGCTCGCTGTGCTGTGCTCgctgtgctgtgctcacctCCTCgagcagctgaggctgagctggCCATGAGGGcaggagtgcagggagaggTTAACCCTTGAACCCAGCCCAGGACCTCCTCATGGGTGTGGGGCAGCCTGCGCTTTTATTCCTCCTGGTCCTGATTCCTCCTCCTGCAACCTTTCTGCTCCTTGCCTGGCTTGTCTTTCCCACAGTCCTTAGGGTCTGTTATGGCACTGATATTTGGGAGGGAGTGCAGTGCTGGAGTGAAATCCCAAACCTGCTGGACTTTGCCTCTGtagctcaggctctgcctgccacGTGGCCTCACCTGACTCAGGTGTGTGCGAg encodes:
- the GALK1 gene encoding galactokinase, with the translated sequence MAEPGTSALLAAARRAHEEAFGGPALLAVWAPGRVNLIGEHTDYNDGFVLPMALHLGTVLVGAPTQDETISIVTTSAEADEPHKVQFPAPTASSPLSPGQPQWANYIKGVIQHYRGGSMPGFSAVVASDVPLGGGLSSSASLEVATYTFLQQLCPDDGDLSAKALACQKAEHTFAGMPCGIMDQFISVMGQEGHALLIDCRSLETKLVPLKDPSLAVLITNSNVRHTLTGSEYPTRRRQCEEAAAALGKASLRDATMAELEEARSRLGDEVFRRARHVIGEIARTEEAAQALQDKDYTTFGKLMVESHNSLRDDYEVSCPELDQLVAAALEVDGVYGSRMTGGGFGGCTVTLLKAGDADKAKKHIQEKYSGKATFYLSKPSAGAKALSM